A genomic window from Leptolyngbya sp. NIES-2104 includes:
- a CDS encoding ParA family protein encodes MTKIIAIANQKGGVAKTSSTIANASLISQNKSCLVIDLDPQGNLTDGLGVREISDDQLTAYNLLDLRQDPNAIILSTPWGIDLIPTDIGLAQKESELVALPDSHYILKEQLSKLNQYDYILIDCPPSLGRLTYSALTAADLVLIPVQCQYFSAKGYKQLLSTIQAVQARSNPQLRILGVLPTMSDNTNISKGALVSLTKVEGVNVFHSVPRSIKFTESQLAGVPIDRYIQENHSTKERDDLTEKLIEPYQSVVDHLLSLEVTHA; translated from the coding sequence ATGACCAAAATTATCGCGATCGCGAATCAAAAAGGAGGCGTTGCGAAAACCTCATCGACGATCGCAAATGCTTCTCTCATCAGTCAGAATAAGTCTTGTCTTGTGATTGACCTCGATCCACAAGGAAATCTCACAGACGGATTAGGAGTGCGCGAAATTTCAGATGACCAACTCACAGCTTACAACCTATTGGATCTGCGGCAAGACCCGAACGCCATTATTCTCTCAACTCCTTGGGGAATTGATCTGATTCCAACCGATATTGGACTCGCTCAGAAAGAATCCGAGCTAGTTGCCCTTCCTGACTCTCATTACATCCTAAAAGAGCAATTAAGCAAGCTAAATCAATACGACTATATTTTGATCGATTGTCCCCCCTCACTCGGACGTTTAACTTACTCTGCTCTGACCGCTGCTGATCTCGTTCTTATCCCAGTTCAATGCCAGTATTTCTCAGCTAAGGGTTACAAACAGCTTCTCAGCACGATTCAAGCGGTACAGGCACGATCGAACCCCCAGTTAAGAATTCTCGGCGTTCTTCCCACAATGTCCGACAACACCAACATCAGTAAAGGTGCTTTAGTTTCACTCACAAAAGTTGAGGGCGTTAACGTCTTTCATTCCGTTCCTCGATCGATCAAATTCACCGAGTCACAGCTTGCGGGCGTTCCTATCGATCGTTACATTCAAGAGAATCACAGCACCAAGGAACGCGACGACCTAACTGAAAAGCTAATTGAACCGTACCAATCCGTCGTTGACCACCTATTGTCCCTAGAGGTGACTCATGCCTAA
- a CDS encoding ParB/RepB/Spo0J family partition protein: MPKPKLDMSNMLGDTKTIQVLSALEGGLKTKQDLNQVLTQVGVSTQEIDPHQLLSRAKNRPLDPEKINALMQSIREMGVLEDLIARPHPTEIGKYELLAGSHRRESCIQLGILAPTKIVQVDDKLAAKIAGATNAHRNQLNALEEADMVLEVLALELEIPETEVESLLWQHSNKTIDPESSQWKVIETVMPTVTGVTINSFIRHYLSLRKLPQDLLDAVRSGKLHYTKAQKLIRLKQSKFDQERQALLQDAIADSLSISDLSDRVEQVVSALASDQPRKSVSPRRVMTRRVKAIYQQVGQIQQWDATSQKEIEKLLTKLEEKLHSLSNSAKD, translated from the coding sequence ATGCCTAAGCCCAAGCTAGATATGTCCAATATGCTCGGAGACACCAAAACGATTCAGGTGCTCTCGGCATTAGAAGGTGGACTAAAAACAAAACAAGATCTCAATCAGGTTCTAACCCAAGTCGGTGTCTCGACTCAGGAAATCGATCCTCATCAGTTGCTATCCAGAGCAAAAAATCGCCCTCTTGATCCAGAAAAAATCAATGCTTTAATGCAGAGCATTAGAGAGATGGGAGTTTTGGAAGACCTAATTGCGAGACCCCATCCAACCGAAATCGGAAAATATGAGCTTCTAGCGGGTAGCCACCGCCGCGAATCCTGCATTCAGTTAGGAATTCTCGCTCCAACAAAAATTGTTCAGGTTGATGATAAACTAGCCGCAAAAATTGCTGGCGCAACCAATGCCCACCGTAATCAGCTCAACGCGCTAGAAGAAGCGGACATGGTGCTAGAAGTACTGGCACTAGAACTAGAAATACCTGAAACAGAAGTAGAATCCCTACTCTGGCAGCACAGCAATAAAACGATCGACCCTGAAAGCTCCCAGTGGAAGGTGATCGAAACGGTTATGCCCACAGTGACAGGCGTAACGATTAACTCTTTCATTCGTCACTATCTCTCTTTAAGAAAACTGCCTCAAGATTTGCTTGATGCTGTTCGTTCTGGAAAACTGCATTACACCAAGGCGCAAAAGCTGATCCGACTGAAACAAAGCAAATTTGACCAAGAGCGGCAGGCGTTATTACAAGATGCGATCGCTGACAGCCTATCCATTAGTGATTTATCCGATCGCGTCGAGCAAGTCGTTTCCGCATTAGCATCTGACCAACCCCGCAAATCTGTCTCACCGCGTCGAGTAATGACTCGAAGAGTCAAAGCGATTTATCAACAAGTCGGACAGATTCAGCAGTGGGATGCAACCAGTCAGAAAGAAATAGAAAAGTTATTGACCAAACTAGAGGAAAAACTTCACTCCTTGTCCAATTCAGCAAAAGACTAA
- a CDS encoding tyrosine-type recombinase/integrase, whose product MQRDQGVPQPRLLHIEADYSPAVSKTEPWVDLRSIRIDEYLQARSLAVKTQKAYRQDLQHFLRWTDKAWSAVTARQIAQFKTHLVRKEEGQRVLSDATVKRILGTMKAFYGWLWRCGYVDRDPTIEVQLPKLAEPEADNLSDEQVEKILAAVAGTKLCDRNLALFAVLQHGIRAEAATLLNVGDFDGQRLWVRQDKGGSKGVVPLDEEGVQKIQAYLGWRMSQGEVLLPESPLFVSASRRNRGARIGYDTIDKLVCQLRDITGIDFHAHQFRHTYATNLVLDGMNPYHVMTLTRHKSVQSFRRYTKAADQQAAEAAFYETKRRKRKTEPGSEQ is encoded by the coding sequence ATGCAGCGTGACCAGGGCGTTCCACAACCCAGACTGCTTCATATCGAGGCGGATTATTCTCCAGCAGTTTCTAAAACTGAGCCGTGGGTTGATTTGCGATCCATCAGAATTGACGAGTATTTGCAGGCGCGATCGTTAGCGGTGAAAACTCAAAAAGCCTATCGGCAGGATCTACAGCACTTTTTGCGCTGGACGGACAAAGCTTGGTCTGCGGTGACGGCACGGCAAATTGCACAGTTTAAGACGCATTTGGTCAGAAAAGAAGAGGGGCAACGGGTGTTGTCGGATGCAACGGTGAAGCGGATCTTAGGGACAATGAAGGCGTTTTATGGCTGGTTGTGGCGGTGTGGGTATGTCGATCGCGATCCGACGATCGAAGTGCAGTTGCCCAAATTGGCAGAACCGGAAGCCGATAATTTGAGCGATGAACAAGTCGAAAAGATTTTGGCAGCGGTGGCAGGGACGAAATTGTGCGATCGTAATCTGGCGCTGTTTGCCGTTTTGCAGCATGGCATCCGAGCCGAAGCCGCAACGTTGTTGAATGTGGGCGATTTTGATGGGCAGCGCTTGTGGGTGCGTCAGGACAAGGGCGGTAGTAAAGGGGTGGTGCCGCTTGATGAGGAGGGGGTACAGAAGATTCAGGCGTATTTGGGGTGGCGAATGAGTCAAGGAGAGGTGTTGCTGCCGGAGAGTCCGTTGTTTGTGTCGGCTTCGCGGCGCAACCGGGGGGCACGGATTGGCTATGACACGATCGATAAGCTCGTCTGCCAACTGCGCGACATTACGGGGATCGACTTTCACGCCCATCAGTTTCGGCATACCTATGCGACGAATTTGGTGCTCGACGGCATGAATCCGTATCATGTGATGACGCTAACGCGGCATAAGTCGGTGCAGAGTTTTCGCCGCTACACGAAGGCAGCAGACCAGCAGGCGGCGGAAGCGGCGTTCTATGAAACCAAGCGGCGCAAGCGCAAGACGGAACCAGGCTCAGAACAGTAG
- a CDS encoding DUF4058 family protein → MFPPFPGMDPYLEYGVFWSSFHGRLMVAIADTIAPQILPKYYIEIETRTYRDETDGELLVGIPDLIISDSSEFQVLPETEVMESSGVATQNRPQQVEIPMGLELKERFLEVRELSTDAVTTVIEVLSPKNKRAGTGRLAYEEKRQRVLSSPAHLIEIDLLRAHPPLPLRGGTSWDYRIVVSHSEQRPAATLYGFDLTEAIPRFPLPLKSEDADLDVDLQAIFRGLYDRAGYQYRIDYRQPLPPPKLSPAKQQWVETLLASVRGR, encoded by the coding sequence ATGTTTCCGCCTTTTCCTGGCATGGACCCTTATCTAGAATACGGCGTGTTCTGGTCGTCGTTTCACGGTCGCCTGATGGTGGCGATCGCGGATACGATCGCGCCTCAGATTTTACCCAAGTACTATATTGAAATCGAAACGCGCACCTATCGCGATGAAACCGATGGTGAACTGTTGGTCGGCATTCCTGATTTAATCATTTCAGACTCCAGCGAGTTTCAAGTGCTGCCAGAAACTGAAGTGATGGAATCTTCTGGGGTCGCGACTCAAAACCGCCCGCAGCAAGTTGAAATTCCGATGGGGTTGGAATTGAAGGAGCGCTTTTTGGAAGTGCGAGAGTTGTCCACCGATGCAGTAACCACAGTGATCGAAGTGCTTTCACCGAAGAACAAACGCGCTGGAACGGGACGGTTAGCATACGAGGAAAAGCGTCAGCGGGTGTTAAGTAGCCCAGCGCACCTGATTGAAATTGATTTGTTACGCGCCCATCCGCCGTTGCCGCTGCGCGGGGGGACAAGTTGGGATTATCGCATTGTGGTGAGTCACAGCGAGCAACGTCCTGCAGCAACGCTTTATGGTTTTGATTTAACCGAAGCCATACCCAGATTTCCGTTGCCGCTCAAATCTGAGGATGCGGATCTGGACGTGGATTTACAAGCGATTTTTCGCGGGCTGTACGATCGAGCAGGCTATCAGTATCGGATTGACTATCGGCAACCCTTACCGCCACCGAAGTTGTCCCCTGCAAAGCAACAGTGGGTGGAGACGCTGTTAGCATCGGTACGGGGGCGGTAG
- a CDS encoding AAA family ATPase, with the protein MITLPGVTIHSKVYESLASLVYRGIREQENCAVIAKVLKQDYPSPQELTRYRHEYEITRSLNIEGVVKAHSQQDYQRTLVILLEDFGGESLEYWMRQQSDFCPMPLSVFLDVAIAITDTLGKIHAAHVIHKDINPGNIVFNPKTGVAKIIDFGIATRFSRTNPTFKSLYLLEGTPAYLSPEQTGRMNRMLDYRTDFYSLGATSYELLTGQLPFPTSDLLEIVHCHIATPPIPPHELNATIPQPVSNLILKLMAKNAEDRYQSAWSIKADLERCAQQLAEMGQINAISLGLQDVSEQFRIPQKLYGREVEIAALWVAFDRVAGSKGVREIMLVSGYAGVGKTALVQELFKPITAKHGYFIWGKFDQFRRNDPYSAIINALQKLVQQLLGEPNEQVEVWRSRLLTALGSNGQIIIDVIPEVEFIIGKQPPVPEVGATEAQNRFNLTFQRFVRAFCAKEHPLVILLDDLQWIDSATLKLIELILLDKQIQYLFLIGAYRDNELTPTHPLVLTLESLQNQGAVFQEIILTPLTLEPLSQLMAETLHHNPDIVRSLAQAVSRKTEGNPFFVGEFLKLLHSENLLTFDAQQLSWQWNLAKIEAQDITDNVVELLLRQLQKLPGATQQTLCIAACVGAEFDLETLAIICEKLPKAIFQDLLAAIQAGLIQPLSELDEDLLVQEYKFLHDRVQQAAYALIDESQKQVVHLQIGRNLLEKTSLEQRSERLFEIIDHLNQGLKLVTARSERTEIARLNLMASQKAKAATAYEAALQYFNTGLKLLNLESWQSECDLTLALYSEAAEAAYLYGNFAEMEQFVEVVIDRAKTVLDKVQIYESRIQGYLSQGSLKEALKIGLEVLKLLGVILIETPNQLDVQKELEKTSARLAEREIEDLINLPEMTAPEPLAAMSILADILAAAFVVSPELMILITCKTVNLSISYGNATWSPLYYATYGFVLCGVVQDIELGYQFGKLALSLVERLNTKKGNAKALMASSAHVMHWKVHLKNTIPMLADAYQNGVETGDFEFAGYAAYHVCYHSYFAGEELTQLEQKTATYSKAIDHIRRESPSNWIAILWQAILNLLDRSENSNRLIGKLYNEEQALPHAIAVKDETAIQMLYLHKIILCYLFGECRQAIQTAVLARQHFEAVTATTVLPLFCFYHSLALLSLPLDASNSENSAWLNCVNANQEKMQKWAGYAPMNYLHKFHLVEAEKARVLGQLFEAEEFYEQAIAGAAENDYIQEEALAYELAAKHYLARGREKIAQTYMKEAHYCYERWGAAAKVKDLETRYPQFFSQSSRVAPTSIPTPSKTTANTSPIAFDLAAVMKASQAISREVELEPLLHSLMQILIQNAGAQAGYLILENSGEWFVEASYELNDGENGCATQVLRSTPISNQLPESIIQYVIRTQETITLSNASREGIFINEPYIQRHRTQSLLCLPLLNQGELVGVLYLENQLAAGAFTPERSQILHLLSTQAAIAIENAKLYAQLRASKNELMQFFEAVPVGIGVVDATGRPYYCNQRAIQLLGKGIEPTATPDQFAESYQIYVAGTDQPYLTEKMPIVRALSGDRTMIDDMEIRRNNVATPVEAWGTPVFDEQGDVAYAIATFQDITKRKQAEQLLADYNQTLEQQVTERTLELEREQEALRRSEATNRAIISAIPDLLIRMSQDGTYLQVMRSGNFQSFNPQLLKAGINVCDVLPLSLAQTRLEYTQQAIQTGELQIYEQQIVGDDHVYDQEVRVVATGEDTVLMMIRDIRDRKQAEEASILEERNRMAREIHDTLAQAFTGVLVHMGAISRLAKTNPEAIQSHIQTVRDLARSGLTEARRSVAALRPRLLEEGNLWTALERFVSSMQFSTEIRLSCEIIGTPYALPPLAENNLLRIGQEAFTNAVKYAQANEIRIELVYEPTQCCLRIRDDGQGFEVNNTTLSQGFGLLGMCERAKHIGAQLSIDSQPGQGTEVSVSVHREATV; encoded by the coding sequence ATGATTACCCTGCCTGGAGTCACGATCCACAGCAAAGTCTATGAGAGTTTGGCTTCTTTGGTGTATCGGGGCATTAGAGAGCAGGAGAATTGTGCAGTAATTGCCAAGGTTCTCAAGCAGGATTATCCCTCTCCTCAAGAATTAACTCGCTATCGGCACGAATATGAAATTACTCGTTCCCTCAACATCGAAGGCGTAGTCAAGGCACACAGTCAGCAAGACTACCAGCGCACCCTGGTGATTCTCTTGGAAGACTTTGGTGGGGAGTCTTTAGAATACTGGATGCGGCAGCAATCTGACTTCTGTCCCATGCCTCTGTCGGTTTTTCTGGATGTCGCGATCGCCATTACTGATACTCTAGGCAAAATCCATGCGGCTCATGTCATCCACAAAGATATCAATCCTGGCAACATTGTCTTTAATCCGAAGACTGGCGTGGCCAAAATCATTGATTTTGGCATTGCCACTCGCTTCAGTCGCACCAATCCCACATTCAAAAGTCTCTATCTTCTAGAAGGAACCCCCGCCTATTTGTCGCCAGAGCAAACCGGACGAATGAACCGGATGCTTGACTATCGCACCGACTTTTATTCACTGGGTGCAACCTCCTACGAACTGTTGACGGGACAATTGCCGTTTCCCACCAGTGATCTCCTGGAAATAGTTCACTGTCACATTGCTACACCGCCGATTCCCCCGCATGAATTGAATGCCACGATCCCCCAACCTGTTTCAAACCTGATTTTGAAACTGATGGCAAAAAATGCAGAGGATCGTTATCAAAGTGCCTGGAGCATTAAAGCAGATCTAGAGCGCTGTGCCCAACAACTGGCGGAAATGGGTCAGATTAACGCCATATCGTTGGGACTGCAAGATGTTTCTGAGCAGTTCCGCATTCCTCAAAAACTGTATGGGCGAGAAGTGGAGATTGCAGCATTATGGGTGGCGTTTGACAGAGTGGCAGGGAGTAAGGGAGTCCGTGAAATAATGCTGGTCTCTGGTTATGCTGGCGTTGGCAAAACAGCATTGGTACAGGAACTCTTTAAACCGATCACCGCAAAGCACGGCTATTTCATCTGGGGTAAATTTGACCAATTCAGGCGCAATGATCCCTACAGCGCGATCATCAATGCCCTGCAAAAATTGGTGCAGCAACTCTTGGGTGAACCCAATGAACAGGTGGAAGTATGGCGATCGCGTCTACTCACTGCTTTGGGAAGCAACGGACAAATTATCATAGATGTCATTCCCGAAGTTGAGTTCATTATTGGCAAGCAGCCGCCTGTGCCCGAAGTTGGAGCAACAGAAGCACAGAATCGCTTCAATCTCACGTTTCAAAGGTTTGTGCGGGCGTTTTGTGCAAAAGAGCATCCCCTAGTCATTCTCTTAGACGATCTACAGTGGATCGATTCTGCGACGTTGAAGTTAATCGAACTCATCTTACTTGATAAGCAAATCCAGTATCTGTTTTTGATCGGAGCCTACCGAGATAACGAACTGACTCCAACGCATCCGTTGGTCTTAACGCTAGAGAGCCTGCAAAACCAGGGAGCAGTATTTCAGGAAATCATCCTGACCCCCTTAACACTGGAACCGTTGAGTCAACTGATGGCTGAGACATTACATCACAATCCTGACATCGTTCGCTCCCTAGCCCAAGCTGTGTCACGTAAAACCGAGGGCAACCCTTTCTTTGTTGGTGAATTTTTGAAGCTGCTGCATAGCGAAAACCTGTTGACCTTTGATGCCCAACAGTTGAGTTGGCAGTGGAACCTAGCTAAGATTGAAGCTCAAGATATCACCGATAATGTGGTGGAGTTACTGCTGCGTCAGTTGCAAAAATTACCGGGAGCAACACAGCAAACTCTCTGCATCGCGGCTTGTGTCGGGGCTGAATTTGATTTAGAGACGTTAGCCATCATTTGCGAGAAATTACCGAAAGCAATTTTTCAGGATCTACTAGCAGCAATACAAGCGGGATTAATTCAACCTCTGTCTGAATTGGACGAAGATTTGTTGGTTCAAGAGTATAAGTTTCTGCACGATCGCGTTCAGCAAGCGGCTTATGCTTTGATTGATGAATCGCAGAAACAGGTTGTTCATCTCCAAATCGGTCGCAATTTGCTCGAAAAAACTTCACTAGAGCAACGATCCGAGCGGTTGTTTGAAATCATCGATCATCTCAATCAAGGACTTAAGCTAGTCACTGCTCGATCAGAACGAACTGAAATTGCCAGATTGAATTTAATGGCAAGTCAGAAAGCAAAGGCAGCAACGGCTTATGAAGCAGCACTTCAGTATTTCAATACAGGACTGAAACTCCTCAATCTAGAGAGTTGGCAAAGTGAGTGTGACCTTACCTTAGCGCTGTACTCAGAAGCAGCAGAAGCGGCGTATCTCTATGGTAACTTTGCCGAGATGGAACAATTCGTAGAAGTGGTAATCGATCGCGCTAAGACAGTCCTTGATAAAGTGCAGATTTACGAAAGCAGAATTCAAGGATATCTGTCACAGGGCAGCCTGAAAGAAGCCCTCAAAATTGGCTTAGAGGTGTTGAAGCTTTTGGGAGTAATCTTAATCGAAACTCCAAATCAGTTAGACGTTCAGAAAGAATTAGAGAAAACATCTGCACGATTAGCTGAACGAGAAATCGAAGACTTGATTAATTTACCAGAGATGACCGCACCAGAACCGCTGGCAGCAATGTCAATCCTGGCGGATATATTGGCTGCTGCATTTGTCGTGTCACCAGAACTGATGATACTGATTACTTGTAAAACGGTAAATTTATCCATTAGCTACGGTAATGCTACCTGGTCGCCACTGTACTATGCTACCTACGGGTTTGTTCTATGTGGAGTTGTTCAAGACATCGAACTTGGTTATCAGTTCGGCAAATTGGCTCTCAGTTTGGTAGAACGATTGAATACCAAAAAAGGAAATGCGAAAGCATTAATGGCATCGAGTGCCCATGTCATGCATTGGAAAGTGCATCTTAAGAACACAATACCAATGCTAGCTGATGCTTATCAGAATGGAGTGGAAACTGGAGACTTTGAATTTGCTGGTTATGCTGCATATCACGTATGCTATCACTCGTACTTTGCTGGTGAGGAACTCACCCAATTGGAACAAAAAACAGCAACCTACAGCAAAGCGATCGATCACATCAGACGAGAAAGCCCTTCTAACTGGATTGCAATATTGTGGCAGGCAATTCTTAATTTGTTAGATCGGTCTGAAAATTCCAACCGCTTAATTGGTAAGCTATACAATGAAGAGCAGGCGTTACCACACGCAATTGCAGTTAAAGATGAAACTGCAATTCAAATGCTCTATCTACACAAAATTATATTATGTTATCTATTTGGAGAATGTCGTCAAGCCATACAAACCGCTGTTTTAGCAAGGCAACATTTTGAAGCGGTGACAGCAACAACGGTTTTACCTTTATTCTGTTTCTACCATTCTCTAGCGCTTCTGAGCTTACCGCTCGATGCTTCAAATTCTGAAAACTCAGCTTGGCTCAATTGTGTTAATGCCAACCAAGAAAAGATGCAAAAATGGGCAGGTTATGCCCCCATGAATTATTTACATAAGTTTCATCTAGTCGAGGCAGAGAAAGCGCGGGTCTTAGGGCAACTCTTTGAGGCTGAAGAGTTTTATGAACAAGCGATCGCAGGTGCTGCTGAAAATGATTATATTCAGGAAGAAGCACTTGCTTATGAATTAGCGGCGAAACATTATCTGGCGCGAGGTCGAGAAAAAATTGCTCAGACCTACATGAAAGAAGCCCATTACTGCTACGAGCGATGGGGCGCAGCGGCAAAGGTCAAAGACTTAGAAACTCGCTATCCACAGTTTTTCTCTCAGTCGTCTAGAGTCGCTCCTACGTCAATCCCCACCCCTTCTAAAACTACCGCTAATACCTCTCCCATTGCTTTCGATTTAGCGGCGGTGATGAAAGCTTCACAAGCGATTTCTCGTGAAGTTGAACTAGAGCCGTTGCTTCATTCGTTGATGCAGATCCTAATTCAAAATGCTGGCGCACAAGCTGGGTATCTAATCCTAGAAAATTCAGGGGAATGGTTCGTTGAAGCTTCTTATGAACTCAATGATGGCGAAAATGGTTGTGCTACACAAGTACTGCGATCGACTCCGATCTCCAATCAACTTCCTGAATCGATTATTCAGTATGTCATTCGGACTCAGGAGACTATCACTTTAAGCAATGCGTCTCGCGAAGGAATATTTATCAATGAACCCTATATTCAACGTCACCGAACTCAATCGTTGCTCTGTTTGCCACTGCTCAATCAAGGTGAGCTAGTTGGCGTGTTGTATTTAGAGAATCAATTAGCGGCGGGAGCATTCACACCAGAGCGATCGCAAATTCTCCACCTCCTCTCTACCCAAGCAGCGATCGCGATTGAAAATGCTAAACTCTACGCACAGCTACGCGCTAGCAAAAATGAATTGATGCAATTTTTTGAAGCGGTGCCAGTGGGAATTGGAGTCGTGGACGCAACAGGTCGCCCCTACTATTGCAATCAGCGGGCAATTCAGCTACTAGGTAAAGGGATCGAGCCTACTGCAACACCGGATCAATTTGCGGAGAGTTATCAAATTTATGTCGCCGGAACCGATCAACCCTATCTGACTGAGAAAATGCCAATTGTGCGGGCGTTGAGTGGCGATCGCACGATGATTGATGATATGGAAATTCGTCGAAACAATGTAGCGACTCCAGTGGAGGCATGGGGAACACCCGTTTTTGATGAACAGGGTGATGTGGCTTATGCGATCGCGACCTTTCAAGACATTACCAAGCGCAAACAAGCAGAGCAACTACTGGCTGATTACAACCAAACCTTAGAACAACAGGTTACTGAACGAACACTAGAACTAGAGCGAGAACAAGAAGCACTACGACGCAGTGAAGCTACAAATCGAGCCATCATTAGTGCGATTCCTGATCTGCTGATCCGCATGAGTCAAGATGGAACTTATCTGCAAGTGATGAGAAGTGGAAACTTTCAGTCGTTTAATCCTCAACTCTTGAAAGCTGGCATTAATGTTTGCGATGTTCTGCCCCTCAGTCTTGCTCAAACGCGATTGGAGTATACTCAGCAAGCGATTCAAACGGGTGAATTGCAGATTTATGAACAGCAAATTGTAGGTGACGATCATGTTTACGACCAAGAAGTTCGGGTTGTTGCAACTGGAGAAGACACGGTTCTGATGATGATTCGTGATATTCGCGATCGTAAACAAGCTGAAGAGGCTTCCATTCTAGAAGAACGTAACCGTATGGCACGCGAAATTCACGACACGCTCGCTCAAGCCTTCACAGGTGTCCTGGTTCACATGGGAGCCATTTCTCGATTAGCAAAAACCAACCCAGAAGCAATACAATCACATATTCAAACCGTGCGCGATCTCGCTCGCAGCGGGCTGACAGAAGCTCGACGATCCGTTGCAGCACTGCGTCCCCGATTGCTCGAAGAGGGCAACTTGTGGACTGCGCTGGAGCGATTTGTCTCTAGTATGCAATTCTCAACCGAAATCCGCTTGAGCTGTGAAATTATTGGCACGCCCTATGCGTTACCCCCTCTCGCTGAGAATAACCTGTTGAGAATTGGACAGGAAGCATTTACGAATGCGGTTAAGTATGCCCAAGCGAACGAGATCCGGATTGAATTAGTCTATGAACCGACACAATGCTGCTTGCGAATTAGAGACGATGGACAAGGATTTGAAGTCAACAACACAACCCTAAGTCAAGGTTTTGGCTTACTGGGTATGTGCGAACGAGCGAAGCACATTGGAGCACAACTCTCAATCGATAGCCAGCCAGGACAGGGAACAGAAGTGAGTGTATCTGTACACCGGGAGGCAACCGTATGA
- a CDS encoding response regulator transcription factor codes for MSQSVAIRVLIVDAHPIVRQGLAAMIENESDMTVVGQAGNGQEAIEQYRQLQPDVTLMDLRMPQMSGVDATVAICAEFARARIIMLTTYDGDEDIYRGLHAGAKVSAQGR; via the coding sequence ATGAGTCAATCTGTAGCAATCCGTGTTTTGATTGTCGATGCTCACCCCATTGTCCGGCAAGGACTAGCCGCGATGATTGAAAACGAGTCGGACATGACAGTAGTGGGGCAAGCGGGTAATGGGCAGGAGGCGATCGAGCAATATCGACAATTACAGCCCGATGTCACCTTAATGGACTTACGGATGCCGCAGATGAGTGGTGTTGATGCGACCGTAGCAATCTGTGCTGAATTTGCCCGTGCCCGCATCATTATGCTAACTACGTATGATGGTGACGAAGATATCTATCGTGGATTACACGCCGGAGCTAAAGTATCTGCTCAAGGACGCTGA
- a CDS encoding response regulator transcription factor, whose protein sequence is MDYTPELKYLLKDAEPDALLNAIHIVHSGQQYIPPEVAAKLVQRMKNPELTQREQEIVHLMADGLSNHDIGAALNITESTVKFHINRILSKLGVSDRTQAVVTALKRGLTNL, encoded by the coding sequence GTGGATTACACGCCGGAGCTAAAGTATCTGCTCAAGGACGCTGAGCCAGATGCACTTCTCAATGCCATTCATATCGTTCACAGCGGGCAACAATATATCCCGCCTGAAGTTGCTGCCAAGCTGGTACAACGCATGAAAAATCCAGAGTTGACCCAGCGAGAGCAAGAGATCGTTCATCTAATGGCTGACGGATTAAGCAATCATGACATTGGTGCGGCTTTGAATATCACTGAAAGTACGGTCAAATTCCACATCAACCGAATTTTGAGTAAATTGGGCGTGAGCGATCGCACTCAAGCAGTCGTCACAGCGTTGAAGCGGGGACTCACCAATTTATAA
- a CDS encoding DsbA family protein, whose translation MASSDCHKKFFSLKSLMSQDSNFNQLFVPPSQRDHYQGILNAPVVLVEYGNYQSPQCGEVHRLIQAIQQHFDSVFSGENRVCVVFRHFIQNSIYPQAQKAAEVAEAAAVQGQFWQMHDMLFLHQQELGNGYLVEYADRLGLDISQFLQDLSKRRHVDRINEDTASGHHSGVTTVPALFINGIRYRDRWSVEQLIATIVTASH comes from the coding sequence ATGGCATCAAGTGATTGCCATAAGAAATTCTTTTCGCTAAAAAGTTTGATGAGTCAAGATAGTAATTTTAATCAACTCTTTGTCCCACCCTCACAACGCGATCACTACCAGGGGATACTCAATGCCCCAGTCGTACTTGTGGAATATGGGAATTATCAATCTCCTCAGTGTGGGGAAGTGCATCGGTTGATTCAGGCAATTCAGCAACATTTCGACTCCGTATTTTCTGGGGAGAATCGGGTATGTGTCGTGTTTCGCCACTTTATCCAGAATTCAATCTACCCTCAAGCACAGAAGGCAGCAGAAGTAGCGGAAGCAGCAGCAGTGCAAGGTCAATTTTGGCAGATGCACGATATGCTGTTTCTCCACCAGCAAGAGTTGGGAAACGGATATCTAGTGGAGTATGCCGATCGTTTAGGACTCGATATCTCCCAATTTCTGCAAGATTTATCAAAGCGCAGGCACGTCGATCGCATTAACGAAGATACTGCCAGTGGGCACCACAGCGGAGTAACAACTGTACCAGCACTGTTTATTAACGGAATTCGCTATCGCGATCGTTGGAGTGTTGAGCAATTAATCGCAACTATTGTTACTGCAAGTCATTAA